The sequence TGCTCAGTTAACTTTTTGTGTAACTATGAGTTACGTCTACAGCAAACCCGTATATTCCAGGATGTCGTCGCGGCGACCGCACCGGACCGCACCGTCGAACCGGGTGGCGCATTCCCGTCACAAATCAGGCTCATCCGGCTGAAGCGTAGTTGGTGTCATGCAGAGCGTAGATCTTCAACTTGAAGAACTCCGGGTCACGGAAGCCGTACGCCTTCCTCTGCATCAGCTTGATCTTCGTGTTCGTCCCCTCCAGCGCTGCGGTCGA comes from bacterium and encodes:
- a CDS encoding transposase, with protein sequence STAALEGTNTKIKLMQRKAYGFRDPEFFKLKIYALHDTNYASAG